ttttcaaattcacgtcattacTACTGTCTGAAattgttttaaagctaatttcacctttttcatgatttccatggaataactagcatttaggcatacataacaccaaacatgtccttgattagccattccaatagctaatcattatcaagcatttacataccattcattagccatatcataagatcatacacccaaaatggctacgatgctgtACATGCTATACTAAAAATGAAatgtctagctataccaaaataatccttgtgatagtaTGCTCGAACCTTCGACGTACTTTATGATCCctgagttagcttgacaaaactataaaaagaaggaaaataaagggggtaagcattaagcttagtaagtttgcatgcaaataaataagaacattcataagaattatcttactacttggaatggtactacttaatgcaacttcattaattgtcatagacatattttaaacttcttcacttactcattacttaaatacttacttaatcaaatttattaatatattttacttacctttttccttatcaagcatacatgaacattatatacttacttttgctcttctagcatgaacttgtcttaccttctTAGTATAACttgtcttaccttaccttaccttgatattctctttaaattttcccgttgaaccactttgaatactaaggatacacgggtaccttaccattttCATGACTtttcatggtcttacgtggtatcttTTTGAAAcctaccattgccatgtctcgacatggtcttacatggtttcattgccttatgaactcaccaatgtcatgccttggcatggtcttacatgggacctttgccttatagtaacttatcaaagccatgtcttgacatggtatccttgccttagaaaccttaccaattgccatgccttagcatggtcttacatggtatccttaaaccctaatgtcatgacatttgtatcctacacattcctaagattcaaccgggactttctgaaattacttctctgtcaattcatgcttgattcttctttgaataatttcataaaataaatataaacatgctggaaattaacaacattaatataaaataatagaatattttatttatttaccgcaaacttacctcgaaacaaaatacgatcaactatattgatttagtccactatctttttctttcctcggtctaactctaaatttcattcttcttgatctataataacaaatttagcttctttaatactcaaatttattaaaacagttcttgactcaaactttggaaaaattacacttttgccccaaggctcggaaattaaacttcatcctattttcttatgttttatgacatgctgatcattttcttcttctatggcaacatcaaattctcactctaacatgtacttatgaacattaggtatttttaccgattatgttgttttactcgttttcacataaaatcgcttagaaaaagttgtttaacagaatttcaagcttcatattctaccaataaacatcaaaataaacacatttcacctatgggtatttttccaaatataaaccctaggttaaattattgttagaataagcttaatcaagttaccgagactcaaaaaatgtaaagaatattaaaaacggagcttggaatcacttactatggagcttggaagcctgaaacaaaccctagctatggagaacccttgacattcggcctaaggaagaagatgagcacatttttaccatctttttttcctttttaatttttttatttgacactttactaaaatgcccttcattaaaatttttagttatttctacctatgtatatccatttttgtccatgaaaatataatggtctaattccatttaatgacctctacttcaattatgcactttaatttaatcccttagcatttagaactcatatttatcaaattttgcaattaagccctaatatgcaaatcggacatgcaatcactgaaatttcttatcggtattctaacacatgcacctaatcactcgataaatcataaaattaatcgaaataaatttttctatctcagattcgtggtttcacaaccactattctaTTTAAGCCCTATTTCGAAATGTTacaaatttcacacatttcatatctaagtggactcaatttacgtcttaggcagaattatcattttgcccctaacttttccataaattctaattttgtcccTAGACCCAGAAAATGAAACTTGgacaaattactccctattccaagtctAGCCAAatccccattacaaattttccaacacatgtattcataaaattttagaatttttcattaaGTTTTTACAACTTTGCATTTTAGTGCCTAAATCATGTtgccatcaaaaatcactttgtagaAGTTGTTTATctttcaataatctttcattttctactataaatttctaatttccagcataatacatccatgacccattttcatacattgataacttttcaaattaacccctcaaatagagaaattaaactatccggtttcaaaaataccaaaattactaaaaacaggacaagacaACTTACCCTGTAATGCCCCAATCATTAGTGATTAAATTTGTATGTTAGGTTGCATATTGGCTTGCTTGCTGTaatggttaagtgtcctgagaaGTGTGGGAAGTCCtcggttcaaacctgggctttagcagaATTTTGTGTTTTAAGTGAGTAAAACCCTTACTGCTAGGTGGTGGGTTCTTAAATAATTGCGGggaaatcaagtcataaaaagcTTACTGGTTTAGAGGACAGTGGTGTGTTACTGTTGCTAGGAGACTGGGGTTCGAGTCTTGCTACGTGCAAGGgtgttttattttgtaaactgCTGAGTGGTTGGTTGTATGGCAGTGGGACTCTATTTCTTGGACGGTTGGGGTGTTTGAGTGGAGTAGGGGATTGTGTAGCTGAAATTTAGGAGGAAAAAGGGGGATTTGGATAGTGATCGGTTTGAGGATGTTGTGGAGAGTttttaggaggaaatcaaggagATGGGATGAAAGGAGAGTAGTGGTGCCGTATGGGGACTCTAGGGATTCGGCTTGAGGGTGTAATTTCTTTGTGGCATTCGGCTGCTGTCTAATGTGCTTCTTTTGGCTTTTCGCACTATGGGTCTTGGGTAGCCGAATTCTGTGTGTAACTATTCGGGCATTTTCCTCTTGTATTCTTtcaattttgcttttcttttagACCATTTCTCCTCAAGTGTCAAATCTCTTTCCTTTTCCCTATGTCTTTCCCTTTTCACCTTGTTCCTAGGCCAACTACATCATTTCTTCTCTCCATCTCTTGTGTTTCGGTTTTGGGTTAGTGCCATTGACTTCTCTTTTTTCCTCATTTCTATCTTTCGGTTCTCTTCTCCGTCCTTGTGATTAGTTGAATACTCTATTTCCTTTACTCAActgtttgtgttttgtttttagGTTGTGGGAGTTCTTTAGCGATCGGTAAGTGCTCATGTTTTCCTTTCTACTTTTGACGACCGTTGTCGCCTTTTCTCTTTAACATCTCTTTCTCTATACCGTTTGCTGATAGGGAAACGATTATTACACTTTGTCTCTAGCATTCTCTATATTTTTGACATTGTGTGGGTGTAGCCAATTGTTCTTTCTCTTGTATCTGGATGTTGCATTTTAGGTAAGTGGCTTTTCGTCTAGTACAGACTGTTCAATTATTGATGGTTGATAAGTGGTGTGTGGAATGTAGATAACCCCTAAGGCCTTGGTCTCTTACAAACAGATTCAACGAGTGAAGCCATAATTGGTTGAACTATTCAAGTGAGGGGTAAGTTTCTGGACAAGTTAATTTGGTGGGGGGTTTTTGGATAGATCGATTGGTTTCCGTTTAACTGAATCTTCTGAAGGGCTTTTCGCACGTTTTCGtgaacaggtgtgtaatcacactgcaaCAACTGTTaattgacaaaagccgaaaaataTGTCTATTGACGCTACACCAgtgtgcgctcgctcgtgtggtggtTCAAACGCATAAAATGTTGGCGTTTGAcaatagaggccaccatgagcgatttcatgcgCTTAGAccgttttgggccacgttggtctgaaatgggccgtgtggacaTTATTAGGCCAAGCCGtgtagttcacacggccaaggccatgtTTGGGCTTTTTGGGCTACATggacatgtgggcccacatgggccgtgttatgggctttgggcccattttcactgtttgatcgtaaggttacacgggtcgcctgagatgactgtggacctactattgggtcggtaagtacacttagGCCCCATaatgatgaaatgactgttatacccctaagaGGTAAattgactgatatacccctatgatatgtttaactgtattcgagcatgacattttgcatacacgtatgatattatgacatgacatgtttcataggggtgggtttgatatatttggaggaagtgtactgtattgGCAACTTTGTTGCAAATACTATCaagtgccgcaactggtgctatatttggagtgtagggatgggtgggttgattttatccctacatggagtgtaggactcgacggagtggagtgtagaggatggatgggtaggacttctgTTTTCATTTATGACACTATTACTGTAATAGGCTaaagcccacactgatactgctactgtaatgggctaaggccacaCTTATATTAGACTATCactgaaacgggcttaggccTAAACTATTTTTTCCTACGGTTTGACTGATTATTGTAAGGGAATGCACACTGggtttttcataaactcacctttcTGCTTtcttgtgcaggtaatccttaagagggtcggtgctacgagggactcgatTGAGGCCACACAACTTATTTTGCTgctgttttaatttttaatctttatcctattaaattttggtttttttttatgtaataaggcctttttatatttttagtctAACTTGGGGTTTACGTACTTTGATTTATATTTGCTAGAGGTAGTAGGACGcgaattttcaaaaagataaatgttttcaaaacaccTCGCCATTATAATATCCATCAAAAGATTCCACAACAAACAATGTCTTTAAAGTAATGACAACCTAAACTGAGTAAACCAATGTGAGTTTTATTAACAAACAATATACTTTAAAGTTTTGTTAATGATCACTACGAGGGTTTTAATATAGTACGAACTTTATGAACAGAACAGTGTTTTTCAAAacacactttaatgtgacattgcagatttgaccataacgtttAGACTGAGTTTGGggttttacatttagtggtatcgaagccaggttgcaaaactcgattGTGGAATTGGGttttctaaaaacgtaaaaatttccaaaaagaactgtttcaaatggttgaaaagtattttgaaatgttatttGTAAATGTGTGGTCTACTGAGTCTCCGACATCgattctgtaagttctctaaaatTATTGTCTGCTTGAATTTAAATACTAAGAATACTGTAGGAATAGACTATACTGAGATACTTCGTTAAGGTAacctaaaactgtagtaagactacgAGTTGCGAAAACAAAAACTCTGAATTATTGATACTGTTTCTCATAAAACATTCGtcaataaacactggaactgtaaaacTAATGCAGAAAACTATTAATAAAGATAAAGTATAATTCGACAATAAGCatcagaggtactcgtggaaggggtacaagaggtcGCGACGGAGGCTGTGGAGGTGCTCAGGTTGGATCATTGGCATTAGGCCATATACCTAACAATGAAGCTAAGGAGGAACCGGCTTCACCTGTAACTGAAACTGGGTCACACGATTGTGCAGCTGGGGACGAAGTACTGTCCTAAGCTATGTTGTAAATTTTGGAAAGAGTCGCTGGGCCTAATACTGGTACTGTAGGCCATGGGTCAGAGATGGAAtgactcaggtctaatggggctgagatctttaggggtatcgctggagttgcccctaatgtggttgaatattggattgaggccacgaAGAGGATCTTGGATGACCTCGATTGCACCCcagagcaaaaattaaaaggtgCAGTGTCGTTGCTAAGAGATGAAGCCTACCAATGGTGGCTTACCGTGAAAAAGGGTACTCAGCCCGACCAAttgacttgggaatttttcaaTAATGCATTTCAAGGGAAATATGTGGGtactagttatgtggatgcccagaGGTGGGAGTTTCTGAATCTAACCCAGGGGGATAAATATGTGGCTGAATACGAGGCAGAATTTCTGCGACTTAGCCGCTATGcgcgtgggatggtggcaactgaatatgagtgcTATGTTCATCTTGAGGATGAGCTTAGAGATAATCTacgagttttgatagctccacagagggagcgagattttgctatGTTAGTGGAAAAGGTGAAAATCGCCGAGGATGTGAAGCGCGCTAAGCACCAGAATCATGAGAAGGTGAAGGTAAGGAACAAGAGGGTTTGGGAGCCCTCAAGTTCAGCTATGGGCATAAGAAGAAGGCCAAGTTTGATGGGCCGGTCAGAGTTGAGGCCCCTGTTGTTGCTATTGGACCATagccttgtgctgattgtggaaGACGCCATCAAAGTGAGTGCTGGAAAGGGTTAAAGGCATGTTTGAAGTGAGGATCTATGGAGCACCATATTAGAGATTGTCCACGGAggtccgatcagatgcaagctactggtataAGTACTATTCAGCCACCAAGAGGTGTTTAGCAGGTACCGAGAGGTTGTGGTtaggccagaggtggaaatggtttggGCCGTGGTCGTAGAGCACTGGGCAGAGATATTGGTCATATTGAGGTGAGCCAGTCGACACTGGTTTACGCTGTATGTTGCCGAGAGGATGGAGACGCTCCAGATATTATTATGGGTACGTTttttatccataatgtaccttatactgcattggTTGATGTTGGATCTACGCACTCTTATATAGCATACACTGTGTCTGAGGCTTTGGGTATTATAGTTGAAACCACTACAAGTGAAgttactgtgttgagtccattagggcagtcagtgagagtgaataaactgtttaaggatgtacctttggaggttcaaggaaaGATCTTTTTGGAAGATTTAATGGAactcccttttggagaatttgacttgatactgggcatggattggctggtTAATCATCAAGTGAGTTTGGACTGTGCTACTAAGTGGGTGATACTGAAAACTGCGGATGTTGACgaggtagttgtgattggggagcatcagaattatttgttaaatgtgatttctgcacttaagtctgagaagttggttcgtaagggttgtgaggcgtatctagcctaTATCAGTGTTTTTGATTCTGAGGTTTTTTCCGTTAAAGATATCAGAACGATTAAGGATTATTCTGATGTTTTTCCTGATAAACTACCTAGGTTACCTCCtaaccgtgaagttgagtttgggataaaGCTCTTGCCTGGTACAGCTCCAttgtctatcgccccttatagaatgacATTGAAGGAGTTTGTGGAGCTTAAAGCTTAGATTCAGGAATTGCTGGACTTAGGGTTCATTCGCCCTAGTGTGTctcatggggagcaccggttttatttgtgaaaaagaaggatggaaccatgtgtatgtgcatcgattatcggcaactgaacaaattgactattaagaataagtaccccctactgAGGATAGACGATTTATTTAACCAGTTCTGAGGAGCTTTAGTTTTCTTTAAGATTGATCTCCGACCGAGGTACCACCAGCTAAGGGTCAAGGAGACTGATGTTTACAAGACAACATTTAGGATTCGTTATGGTTATTAAGatttcctagtgatgccatttggactaacgaatgcaccatcgaattttatggatcttatgaaccaAGTGTTCCATCCTTATCTAGATCGGTTTGTAGTGGTGTTTATAAATgatattctggtgtattcgagaactgaagatgaacatgatgcacatctctgAATTGTTCTGCAGATTTTGAGGGAGAAAGAACTGTACGCtagtttagcaagtgtgaattctggcttcgagaggtaacttttctgggtcatgtggtatctgctgaggggattagggttgatcctcgaaaaattaaAGCTGTTCTGGACAAGAAGCAGCTTAAGTCGATATCTAAGATTTAGAGTTTTCTAGGCCTGGCAGGGTACTATAGACGTTTTGTGGAAGGGTTTTCGTTGATTGCTGCACATCTAACTAAGCTGTTGCATAAAGGAGTACCGTTTAACTGGTCTGATAAACAGTAGGACaattttgagaagctgaagaaagttctgactgaggtcACTATCTTAATATAGCCAGAATTTGGGAAAAAATTTGCTGTCtatagcgatgcatcacatgttggcttgggatgtgtgctgatgcaagagaaGGAAGTGCGTCTCGTTAGCTTAAGACGCATAAGGcgaactatctgactcatgacTTGGATTTGGCAGTGATGGTgttcgcactgaaaatttggagatattacttgtacggtgagaagtgtatcatttacacggatcacaagagcctcaagtatctcctcacttagaaagagctaaaccttaggcagcgtagatggattgagttgctcaaGAATTATGACTGTGCAATTGAATACCATCccggtaaggctaatgtggtagccgatgcattGAGCCGCAGGGCTGTGACTGATCTAAGGGCGATGTTCGATCGACTCAACTTATTCGATGATGGGAGTTTGTTGGCCGAACTTCAGGTTAAACTGATGTGGATTGAACAAATTAAGGGTAAGTAGCTAGAGAATGAGTCACTGGGTCTTCGATTCTGACAGATAGAGAGTGGGGAAACTttagattttggactgaatagcgaaggtAGCGAAAGGGTACTTTATTTCTatgggagagtctgtgtaccaaAGGATACTAATTTGAGGCAGTCGATACTGCaggaggcgcatagtagtccttatgctatgcatcctggcgagaataagatttacggagaCTTTCGGgaactatattggtggccaggtcttaagcgtgaagttgagcatcagttgccttcagggttgcttcaacCAGTTAAGATTCTGCTTTGGAAGGGGGAGAAAGAAattatggacttcgttagtgggttgcccttaacgcctactaagaaggattcagtatgggtcatcgtagattgattgactaaatctgcccatTACATACATGTTCGTACTAATTACTCGTTACAGAAGCTGGTTAAGTTGTATGTGTTGAAAACAGTAAggctgcatggggtaccagtttctataatatctgatagagattTTCATTTCAtgtctcggttctggaagaagttatatgaggcattgggtacaaggttagacttcagtactgcgttccatcctcagatagatggGCAGTCGGAGAGGGAGATTTAGATACTGGAGggcatgttaaggagttgtgtgattgacttccgggacagttgggaggattacttgccattggcaaagtttgcatacaacaataacTACCAGtatagcatacagatggcaccttacgaggcattatatggtcgtaggtgtcgtactctttcgtgttggactgagttatGTCAGAAATGAGTTCTAGGTCTTGAGCTAATTTCTGATACtaaggataaagttagactaatttggATTGACTAAAGGCAGCATCTGAAAGACAGAAGTCATAtacagatttgaagcgtaaggagattgagttttCCGTGGGGGATttagtttttctcaaggtctcgccatggaagaaggtactgaggtttggtcggaagggcaagttaagccctaggttcattgggccttactaTATATTGAAGCGTGTGGGACAGGTTTcttatcaacttgagttacctccagagttcgACTAGATTCATGGtgtgttccatgtctctatgCTGAGGCGATATCATTCTGATCCTGGGTACATTGTCTTgactgaggagattgaggttcgaccagatctgacctttgaggaagagccaATTTAAATTTTAGACCGTGATGTGAAAGTTCTAAGGAGGAAGTCTATCCCACTGGTTAAGGTGCTATGGCGTAATCACAGTTCTGAGGAAGCCACGTAGGAACCTGAGGAGACAATACggcaacaataccctcatctgttttgattaggtaaattttgaggctgaaattttcttttagggggtaaagtTGCAACGCTTCAATCTTTAGTGATTAAATTTGTCTGTTAGGTTGCATATTGGCTTGCTTGTtgtaatggttaagtgttctgagaaGTGtgggaagtcctgggttcaaacctgggctttagcaaaattttgtgTTTTAAGTGAGTAGAACCCTTATTGCCAGGTGGTGGGTTCTTAAATAATTGCGAGGAAATCAAGTCATTAAAAGCTTATTGGTTTAGACGATAGTGGCGTGTTACTATTGCTAGGAGGCTGGGGTTCAAGTCTTGCTGTGTGCAAAGGTGTTTTATTTTGCAAACTACTGAGTAGATGGTTGTATGGCAGTAGGACTCTATTGCTTCGACGGTTGGGGTGTTTGAGTAGGGTAGAGGATCATGTAGCCAAAATTTAGGAGGAAAAAGGGGGATTTGGATAGTGATCGATTTGAGGATGTTGTGGAGAGGTTTTAGGAGGAAATCAAAGTGATAGGATAAAGGGAGAGTAGTGGTGCCGTATGGGGACTTTAGGGATCCGACTTGGGGGTATAATAGGTTCTTTATGGCATTTCGGTTGCTATCTAATGTCCTTCTTTGGGCTTTTCGCACTTTGGATTTTAGGTAGCCGAATTCTGTTTGTAACCATTCGGGCATTTTCCTCTTTTTGCATTCTTtcagttttgcttttcttttagaCCATTCCTCCTCAAGAGCAGAATCTCTTTCCTTTTCCCTATGCCTTTCCCTTTTCACCTTGTTCCTAGGCTGATTACATCATTTCTTCTCTCCATCTCTtgtgttttggttttgggttAGTGCCCTTGACTTCTCTTTTTCCCTTATTTGTATCTTTCGATTCTCTTCTCCTTCCTTACGATTAGCCGAATACTCCATTTCCTTTACTCAATTGTTTGTGTTTTATTTTCGGGTTGTGG
The Gossypium hirsutum isolate 1008001.06 chromosome A07, Gossypium_hirsutum_v2.1, whole genome shotgun sequence genome window above contains:
- the LOC121203732 gene encoding uncharacterized protein; this encodes MGLGLWEFFSDRSIGFRLTESSEGLFARFREQVILKRIKYNSTISIRGTRGRGTRGRDGGCGGAQVGSLALGHIPNNEAKEEPASPVTETGSHDCAAGDEATKRILDDLDCTPEQKLKGAVSLLRDEAYQWWLTVKKGTQPDQLTWEFFNNAFQGKYVGTSYVDAQRWEFLNLTQGDKYVAEYEAEFLRLSRYARGMVATEYECYVHLEDELRDNLRVLIAPQRERDFAMLVEKVKIAEDVKRAKHQNHEKVKVRNKRVWEPSSSAMGIRRRPSLMGRSELRPLLLLLDHSLVLIVEDAIKARGGNGLGRGRRALGRDIGHIEVSQSTLVYAVCCREDGDAPDIIMGTFFIHNVPYTALVDVGSTHSYIAYTVSEALGKIFLEDLMELPFGEFDLILGMDWLVNHQVSLDCATKWVILKTADVDEGCEAYLAYISVFDSEVFSVKDIRTIKDYSDVFPDKLPRLPPNREVEFGIKLLPGTAPLSIAPYRMTLKEFVELKA